In Meleagris gallopavo isolate NT-WF06-2002-E0010 breed Aviagen turkey brand Nicholas breeding stock chromosome 3, Turkey_5.1, whole genome shotgun sequence, one DNA window encodes the following:
- the KLHL14 gene encoding kelch-like protein 14, which yields MPYNSAHHCVVEVENFLFVLGGEDQWNPNGKHSTNFVSRYDPRFNSWIQLPPMQERRASFYACRLDKNLYVIGGRNETGYLSSVECYNLETNEWRYVSSLPQPLAAHAGAVHNGKIYISGGVHNGEYVPWLYCYDPVMDVWARKQDMNTKRAIHTLAVMNDRLYAIGGNHLKGFSHLDVMLVECYDPKGDQWNILQTPILEGRSGPGCAVLDDSIYLVGGYSWSMGAYKSSTICYSPEKGTWTELEGDVAEPLAGPACSTVILPACVPYNK from the exons ATGCCATATAACAGTGCGCATCATTGTGTAGTGGAAGTGGAAAACTTCTTGTTTGTACTCGGAGGAGAAGACCAATGGAACCCTAATG GGAAGCACAGCACAAACTTTGTTAGCCGATACGATCCCAGGTTTAACAGCTGGATACAACTTCCACCCATGCAAGAGAG GAGAGCCAGCTTCTATGCCTGCCGCCTGGACAAGAACTTATATGTAATTGGTGGAAGAAATGAAACTGGCTATTTGTCCAGCGTGGAGTGCTACAACCTGGAGACAAATGAGTGGCGTTACGTGTCTTCCTTACCACAACCTTTGGCAGCCCATGCAGGAGCCGTTCACAATGGCAAGATATATATTTCAG GAGGTGTTCACAATGGAGAATATGTCCCCTGGCTGTACTGCTATGACCCTGTGATGGACGTCTGGGCCCGAAAACAGGACATGAACACAAAACGAGCGATCCACACTTTGGCTGTAATGAATGACCGACTGTATGCCATTGGAGGAAACCATTTGAAAG GTTTCTCCCACCTCGACGTAATGCTTGTGGAATGCTATGACCCTAAAGGTGACCAGTGGAATATCCTCCAGACTCCTATCCTGGAGGGCCGCAGCGGTCCTGGCTGTGCAGTCCTTGATGACAGTATTTACCTTGTAGGAGGATACAGCTGGAGCATG GGGGCCTACAAATCTTCTACTATTTGCTATAGCCCTGAGAAGGGGACTTGGACAGAGCTAGAAGGAGATGTTGCTGAGCCACTTGCAGGACCTGCTTGTTCAACTGTCATATTGCCAGCCTGTGTACCGTACAACAAGTGA